In Pseudomonas sp. LRP2-20, the genomic window AGTGGTACCCAGGACGACATCGTCTACGCGCATATTTTCGAGGCCATCCTCGAGCAGCGATTGGCGCCGGGCACCAAGTTGAGCGAGGAAGCGCTGGGCGAGATCTTTGGCGTCAGCCGCACCATCATCCGCCGCGCACTGTCGCGCCTGGCCCATGAAAGCGTGGTGCTGCTGCGGCCCAATCGTGGTGCGGTGGTGGCCAGCCCGACGGTGGAAGAAGCGCGCCAGGTGTTCTTCTCGCGGCGCATGGTCGAACGTGCCATCACCGAGCTGGCCGTGCAGCATGCCACCCTGGAGCAGCTCAACGAACTGCGCCAGATGGTGCGCGAGGAACGCGACAGCTTCTCCCGTGGCGACCGCGGCGCCGGTATCCGCCTTTCTGGCGAGTTCCACCTCAAGTTGGCCGAAGCCGCAGGCAATGCACCGCTGGTCAGCTTCCAGCGCAGCCTGGTGTCGCAGACGTCGCTGATCATTGCCCAGTACGAGAGCGGCACCCGTTCCCATTGCTCCTATGACGAGCACATGCAGCTGATCGATGCCATCGAGGCGCGTGATGCCGAGCAGGCCGTGAGCCTGATGATGCATCACATGGACCATATCGACAGCAAGCTGAACCTGGACGACGAGAGCGCCTCGGACGACCTGCACGCCGTGTTCTCACACTTGCTGAAGAAGCCCAAGGTCTCAGCCAAGGGTTGATCGTTTGCCAGGATGAATTTT contains:
- a CDS encoding GntR family transcriptional regulator; amino-acid sequence: MNEQLQPLKKPARTGKAGRSGTQDDIVYAHIFEAILEQRLAPGTKLSEEALGEIFGVSRTIIRRALSRLAHESVVLLRPNRGAVVASPTVEEARQVFFSRRMVERAITELAVQHATLEQLNELRQMVREERDSFSRGDRGAGIRLSGEFHLKLAEAAGNAPLVSFQRSLVSQTSLIIAQYESGTRSHCSYDEHMQLIDAIEARDAEQAVSLMMHHMDHIDSKLNLDDESASDDLHAVFSHLLKKPKVSAKG